Proteins found in one Alteromonas macleodii genomic segment:
- a CDS encoding bifunctional 4-hydroxy-2-oxoglutarate aldolase/2-dehydro-3-deoxy-phosphogluconate aldolase, giving the protein MTSKWKTSPEEIFAAGPVVPVLVINDVEKAVPLAKALMEGGIKVLEVTLRTPAAIDVIKRIAEEVPDSLIGAGTVTNAQQLKAVVEAGAKFAISPGMTADLLKAGMDADIPLIPGISSTSDLMKGKDAGYTHMKFFPAEASGGVKAIKSISGPFPDVTFCPTGGIGPNNYNDYLALKNVKCVGGSWLAPDDAIESGDWARITQLAKEAVAGAKQ; this is encoded by the coding sequence ATGACATCAAAATGGAAAACCTCACCAGAGGAAATTTTTGCGGCCGGCCCAGTTGTACCTGTATTGGTTATCAACGACGTAGAAAAAGCGGTACCTCTGGCAAAAGCGCTAATGGAAGGTGGAATTAAAGTTTTAGAAGTAACTTTACGTACACCTGCAGCAATTGACGTAATTAAGCGAATTGCTGAAGAAGTGCCAGATTCTTTAATCGGGGCGGGCACGGTAACCAACGCACAACAGCTAAAGGCAGTTGTTGAAGCCGGCGCTAAGTTTGCTATTAGCCCAGGCATGACGGCTGACTTGCTTAAAGCGGGTATGGATGCTGATATTCCACTTATCCCAGGTATTTCTTCAACGTCTGATCTAATGAAGGGTAAAGATGCGGGTTACACCCATATGAAATTCTTCCCTGCAGAAGCGTCAGGTGGCGTTAAGGCTATCAAATCTATCAGCGGTCCTTTCCCTGATGTAACCTTCTGCCCAACAGGCGGTATTGGTCCAAATAACTACAACGATTACTTAGCACTTAAGAATGTTAAGTGCGTAGGTGGTTCGTGGTTAGCACCGGATGACGCGATTGAGTCAGGAGACTGGGCACGCATCACGCAGTTGGCTAAAGAAGCCGTTGCAGGTGCTAAGCAGTAG
- a CDS encoding glucokinase: MSQKFVADVGGTNIRVARVTESGVTDIKKYMCNDFASIDLAITQYFTDMPEHNFTQGCIAIACPVLGDQVVMTNHSWAFSQNALRSQLKLDALFVINDFTAVAHSLPVLSEDQVVQIGEGTPKENGNIAVFGPGTGLGVEHITMTSTGWQTLDGEGGHVDFAPVDETDVVVWRHLQSTLGRASAEEVMSGRGLHNIYTALAKDASAPVAFTEPAQITEAALNGTCELAEATLTQFCRIMGSFAGNIALNMATTGGIFIGGGIANRFPEFIQNSDFRARFEAKGQMKHYVKDIPTYLIAEPDHGLLGAAAYLNQNTAS, from the coding sequence ATGAGCCAAAAGTTTGTGGCTGATGTCGGCGGCACCAATATTCGCGTTGCGAGAGTAACCGAGTCGGGCGTCACTGACATCAAAAAATACATGTGTAATGACTTTGCTAGCATCGATTTGGCTATTACACAGTATTTTACTGATATGCCAGAGCACAACTTTACCCAAGGTTGTATTGCAATTGCCTGCCCAGTGCTAGGTGACCAAGTTGTAATGACTAACCACAGCTGGGCTTTTTCTCAAAACGCTTTGCGTTCGCAGCTTAAGCTAGACGCGCTGTTCGTTATTAACGACTTCACTGCAGTAGCACACTCATTACCTGTGCTAAGTGAAGACCAAGTTGTTCAAATTGGTGAGGGCACACCAAAAGAGAACGGCAATATTGCTGTTTTTGGCCCGGGTACGGGCCTTGGCGTTGAGCATATCACTATGACTTCAACGGGTTGGCAAACATTAGACGGTGAGGGTGGTCATGTTGACTTTGCTCCCGTTGATGAAACCGATGTTGTGGTTTGGCGTCATTTGCAATCAACATTGGGGCGTGCTTCTGCTGAAGAAGTGATGTCTGGACGTGGCTTGCACAATATCTACACTGCGTTAGCTAAGGATGCGTCTGCCCCTGTAGCTTTTACTGAGCCAGCGCAAATTACAGAAGCAGCATTAAACGGAACGTGTGAGTTAGCTGAAGCAACACTGACTCAGTTTTGTCGAATCATGGGAAGCTTCGCGGGTAATATAGCGCTGAATATGGCGACTACTGGCGGCATCTTTATTGGTGGAGGTATTGCAAATCGTTTCCCTGAGTTTATTCAAAACAGCGATTTCAGAGCGCGTTTTGAAGCGAAAGGGCAAATGAAGCATTACGTAAAAGACATTCCCACCTATCTTATTGCAGAGCCTGATCACGGTTTATTAGGTGCGGCTGCATATCTGAATCAAAATACAGCGAGCTAA
- the edd gene encoding phosphogluconate dehydratase, giving the protein MNPKIAEVTQRIIERSKETRKAYLEKIEEARRQGPHRGVLSCGNLAHGFAACGTSEKADLRSMTKANVAIVSAYNDMLSAHQPYETYPALIREAVKEVGSVAQFAGGVPAMCDGVTQGQSGMDLSLMSRDNIAQGAAIALSHNMFDSTLMLGICDKIVPGLLMGALTFGHLPTVFVPAGPMPSGLPNKEKARVRQEFAEGKVGRDALLEAESQSYHSAGTCTFYGTANSNQLVVEMMGLHLPGSSFVNPGTPLRDALTKAAAVQATRLTDLGDNYTPIGHIVDAKAIVNGLVGLLATGGSTNHTMHLIAVARAAGYIVNWDDFSDISNAVPLLTRIYPNGSADINHFVAAGGMSLLIKQLLDAGLLHNDVKTIVGDGLDLYTKEPVLKDGELEWRDGPTESLDKEVLATVDEPFKPDGGLSVLDGNLGRGVIKTSALRTPHCTIKAPAVVFEDQFELDDAFKSGKLDQDCIVVVRFQGPSAIGMPELHRLTPPLGVIQDRGFKVALVTDGRMSGASGKVPAAIHVTPEAYKGGLLAKVQEGDIIELNTETGALTLHVDDETLAAREAAPASLAKHHVGMGREMFAGMRAILTGAEEGACSLFYTQEQA; this is encoded by the coding sequence ATGAATCCAAAAATTGCTGAAGTTACGCAACGAATTATCGAGCGTAGTAAAGAAACGCGTAAAGCGTATTTAGAAAAGATTGAGGAAGCACGCCGTCAAGGTCCACACCGCGGTGTACTATCGTGCGGAAACTTGGCCCACGGCTTTGCTGCATGTGGTACAAGTGAAAAGGCTGATCTTCGTTCCATGACCAAAGCCAACGTGGCTATTGTGTCTGCGTACAACGACATGCTCTCTGCTCACCAGCCTTATGAAACTTACCCTGCGCTTATCCGCGAAGCGGTAAAAGAAGTGGGCAGTGTAGCGCAGTTTGCCGGTGGTGTACCTGCAATGTGTGATGGTGTGACGCAGGGCCAGTCTGGTATGGACTTAAGTCTTATGAGCCGTGACAACATCGCTCAGGGCGCAGCTATTGCGCTTTCACACAACATGTTTGATAGCACCCTGATGCTGGGCATTTGCGATAAAATCGTACCTGGACTGCTAATGGGCGCACTTACGTTTGGTCATTTGCCAACGGTGTTTGTTCCAGCCGGTCCTATGCCATCAGGCTTGCCAAATAAAGAAAAAGCCCGCGTTCGTCAGGAATTTGCTGAAGGCAAAGTTGGTCGCGACGCGCTACTTGAAGCTGAGTCTCAGTCTTATCATTCTGCTGGTACTTGTACTTTCTACGGTACAGCCAACTCAAACCAGCTTGTGGTTGAGATGATGGGCTTACACTTACCAGGTTCTTCGTTTGTTAACCCTGGTACGCCACTGCGTGACGCGCTAACAAAAGCCGCTGCAGTTCAAGCAACTCGCCTAACTGACCTTGGCGACAATTACACGCCAATTGGCCACATTGTAGATGCTAAGGCTATTGTGAACGGTCTTGTAGGTTTACTTGCAACGGGTGGTTCTACTAACCACACCATGCACCTTATCGCTGTTGCGCGCGCTGCTGGTTACATTGTTAACTGGGATGATTTCTCAGATATTTCAAATGCGGTTCCACTACTTACCCGTATTTATCCTAACGGTTCAGCAGACATTAACCACTTTGTTGCCGCTGGCGGTATGTCGTTGCTTATCAAGCAACTGCTTGACGCAGGACTACTACACAACGATGTGAAAACTATCGTTGGTGATGGTCTAGACCTATACACCAAAGAGCCTGTGCTAAAAGACGGCGAGCTAGAGTGGCGCGACGGCCCAACAGAGTCTCTGGATAAAGAGGTACTCGCGACCGTTGATGAACCATTTAAGCCTGATGGTGGTTTGAGCGTGCTTGACGGTAACTTAGGCCGCGGCGTAATCAAAACGTCTGCGCTTCGTACTCCGCATTGCACGATTAAAGCGCCAGCGGTAGTGTTTGAAGATCAGTTTGAACTAGATGACGCGTTTAAATCTGGCAAGCTAGATCAAGACTGCATCGTTGTTGTTCGCTTCCAAGGCCCATCAGCCATTGGTATGCCAGAGCTTCACCGCTTGACGCCACCGCTTGGAGTAATTCAGGACCGTGGATTCAAAGTAGCACTTGTTACTGACGGTCGTATGTCGGGTGCATCGGGTAAGGTACCTGCTGCTATCCATGTGACTCCAGAAGCTTATAAAGGTGGTCTACTTGCTAAGGTACAAGAAGGCGACATTATTGAGCTCAACACCGAAACCGGTGCTTTAACTCTGCACGTTGATGACGAAACACTTGCCGCTCGAGAAGCAGCGCCAGCAAGCTTGGCGAAGCATCATGTTGGTATGGGACGTGAAATGTTTGCAGGTATGCGTGCCATCCTTACTGGTGCAGAAGAAGGAGCGTGTTCACTGTTTTACACGCAGGAGCAAGCATAA
- the pgl gene encoding 6-phosphogluconolactonase gives MALTTLSFETPDALTDAFAQDLVSILKTGIKTRGRASLVVSGGRTPLALFKQLSETDLEWDKVDITLADERWVEESHEASNTSLVKNNLIQNKAAAARFIELKSDVDDANKGVNAAESNLASMSQPFDALILGMGEDGHTASLFPCSEQVLDGLDMSSGRTCIAVQPTTAPHQRISLTLPALLNSRNIFLHLTGEKKKQVLLDAIENATEAQKPITAVVNRAPVTLMWAP, from the coding sequence ATGGCGTTAACAACTCTATCATTTGAAACACCTGACGCGCTTACCGATGCATTTGCACAAGATTTAGTAAGCATTCTTAAAACAGGTATTAAAACTCGTGGCCGTGCATCTCTTGTAGTTAGCGGTGGACGTACTCCTCTAGCGCTTTTCAAGCAGTTAAGCGAGACTGACCTTGAGTGGGATAAGGTTGATATTACCCTTGCTGACGAGCGCTGGGTAGAAGAGAGCCATGAGGCCAGCAACACTAGCCTAGTTAAAAATAACCTAATTCAAAATAAAGCCGCAGCAGCTCGTTTTATCGAACTGAAAAGCGATGTTGACGATGCAAACAAAGGCGTAAATGCAGCCGAGTCTAATTTGGCAAGCATGTCACAGCCTTTTGACGCATTAATTCTTGGTATGGGGGAAGACGGGCACACTGCATCGCTTTTCCCTTGTTCTGAGCAAGTACTTGACGGCTTAGATATGAGCAGCGGCAGGACCTGCATTGCTGTTCAACCTACAACAGCACCTCATCAACGTATTTCATTAACGCTACCTGCGTTACTCAATAGCCGAAACATCTTTTTACACTTAACGGGTGAAAAGAAAAAGCAAGTGCTTTTAGACGCTATTGAAAATGCTACCGAAGCGCAAAAGCCCATCACTGCCGTTGTAAATAGAGCACCGGTGACTCTGATGTGGGCGCCATAG
- the zwf gene encoding glucose-6-phosphate dehydrogenase → MVLDNSYEPCDFVLFGTLGDLSRRKLLPSLYQLEKANLMHPETTIVGVARQEMELDAYIEEVHANLIKFGEKDLCEATWEKMKARLHYACVDMKDVESYCVLDDHVDPTRTMVCYLATPPAIYGDICRGLHSCKIIDSSVRVVLEKPIGHDLESSKVINEQVAEYFDEKQIYRIDHYLGKETVLNLVSLRFANSIFATNWDHNCIDHVQISVAESVGIEGRWGYFDDAGQMRDMVQNHLLQILSLVAMEPPTTLDADSIRDEKLKVLKALRPINSFNINESTVRGQYTSGFVKGEEVPGYLEEEGANTQSKTETFIAIKAEIDNWRWAGVPFYLRTGKRMPTKVSEVVIYFKRQPHNLFGDSFKNLPPNKLVIRLQPDEGVEITVMNKVPGLTSSGSMDLQKSKLNLSFSEAFADERIPDAYEKLLLEVMLGNQALFVRRDEIEQAWTWVDSILEAWKQSSEPPEPYQAGTWGPVDSIGLLARENRSWYESKTGKKK, encoded by the coding sequence ATGGTATTGGATAATTCCTACGAGCCCTGTGATTTTGTACTTTTTGGTACGCTGGGAGATCTTTCACGACGCAAGTTATTGCCTTCTTTATATCAGCTAGAAAAAGCCAACTTGATGCACCCTGAAACAACAATTGTTGGTGTGGCGCGTCAGGAAATGGAACTAGACGCTTACATAGAAGAAGTTCACGCTAATCTTATAAAGTTTGGTGAAAAGGACTTATGTGAAGCTACATGGGAAAAAATGAAAGCGCGTTTGCATTACGCATGCGTAGACATGAAAGATGTCGAAAGCTATTGCGTATTAGACGACCATGTTGACCCAACTCGCACAATGGTGTGTTACTTAGCTACACCGCCTGCTATTTATGGCGACATTTGTCGCGGCCTGCATAGCTGCAAAATTATCGACTCAAGCGTTCGCGTAGTGCTTGAAAAGCCTATCGGTCATGATTTGGAATCGTCAAAAGTTATTAATGAGCAAGTTGCTGAATACTTCGACGAAAAACAAATATACCGTATTGACCATTACCTAGGTAAAGAAACCGTTCTTAACTTAGTGTCGCTTCGTTTTGCCAACTCTATTTTTGCTACAAACTGGGATCACAACTGCATTGACCACGTTCAAATTTCAGTGGCTGAATCAGTAGGTATTGAAGGGCGTTGGGGTTATTTCGACGATGCGGGACAAATGCGTGACATGGTGCAAAACCACCTGTTACAAATTTTAAGCTTGGTCGCAATGGAACCGCCAACAACCCTAGATGCTGATAGCATTCGTGATGAAAAGCTTAAAGTGCTTAAAGCGCTTCGCCCTATCAACTCGTTTAATATTAACGAAAGCACGGTACGCGGTCAGTACACGTCTGGTTTTGTTAAAGGCGAAGAAGTACCTGGGTACCTTGAAGAAGAAGGGGCGAATACGCAGAGTAAAACTGAGACCTTTATTGCGATTAAAGCGGAAATTGATAACTGGCGTTGGGCCGGGGTGCCATTCTACCTGCGCACAGGTAAGCGCATGCCAACTAAAGTGAGTGAAGTTGTTATTTACTTCAAGCGCCAGCCGCACAACTTATTTGGCGATAGCTTCAAAAACCTTCCGCCTAACAAACTCGTTATACGTCTACAGCCTGATGAAGGTGTAGAAATCACGGTAATGAATAAAGTTCCAGGTTTAACTAGCTCCGGCTCGATGGACCTACAAAAATCTAAGCTTAACCTAAGCTTCTCGGAAGCGTTTGCTGACGAGCGTATTCCTGACGCTTACGAAAAACTGCTGCTTGAAGTGATGCTTGGAAACCAAGCACTATTTGTTCGCCGAGACGAAATTGAACAAGCCTGGACATGGGTAGATTCAATTCTTGAAGCGTGGAAGCAATCAAGTGAGCCGCCTGAGCCGTATCAAGCAGGTACGTGGGGGCCGGTAGACTCTATCGGTCTTTTAGCCCGCGAGAATCGCAGCTGGTACGAAAGCAAAACAGGAAAGAAAAAGTAA
- a CDS encoding MurR/RpiR family transcriptional regulator, with protein MNILEKITQNQAAFSKSEKKVAEVILANPQTAIHSSIATLAKMSDVSEPTVNRFCRRLDTKGFPDFKLHLAQSLANGTPYVNRHVDENDSPDEYTNKIFESTMASLEVARQSVNVNVVNRVVDLLTQAQKISFFGLGASASVAHDALNKFFRFNVPVVYFEDILMQRMSCMNCSAGDVVVLISHTGRTKSLVEIAQIARMNDATVVGITSAESPLAQECSYVLSLEVPEDTDMYMPMASRIAQLTLIDVLATGFTLRRGNKFRENLKRVKDTLRGSRYEKRGD; from the coding sequence ATGAACATTTTAGAAAAAATCACACAAAACCAAGCGGCATTCAGTAAATCTGAAAAAAAGGTAGCTGAAGTAATTTTAGCTAACCCACAAACAGCCATTCATTCGAGTATAGCAACCCTCGCTAAAATGTCGGATGTTAGTGAGCCCACTGTTAATCGATTCTGTCGAAGACTGGATACGAAAGGCTTTCCAGATTTTAAACTTCATCTGGCCCAAAGCTTAGCTAACGGCACGCCATATGTTAATCGTCACGTCGATGAAAACGACAGCCCTGACGAATATACGAACAAGATATTTGAGTCTACTATGGCCTCGCTCGAAGTTGCCCGTCAGTCGGTCAATGTCAATGTGGTGAATCGCGTAGTTGATCTACTTACCCAGGCTCAGAAAATTTCATTTTTCGGTTTAGGTGCGTCGGCATCTGTGGCTCACGATGCACTTAACAAGTTCTTCCGATTCAATGTGCCTGTGGTGTACTTTGAAGACATTCTTATGCAGCGCATGAGCTGTATGAATTGTTCAGCCGGTGATGTAGTGGTTTTGATAAGCCACACTGGACGTACTAAAAGTCTGGTTGAGATAGCTCAAATCGCTCGAATGAACGATGCAACGGTTGTGGGCATAACGTCAGCAGAAAGCCCTCTCGCCCAAGAGTGCAGCTATGTACTGTCGTTAGAAGTGCCAGAAGATACCGACATGTATATGCCTATGGCTTCTCGAATAGCTCAGCTTACGCTTATCGACGTTCTCGCCACTGGTTTCACATTGCGCCGCGGTAATAAGTTCAGAGAAAACCTCAAGCGTGTTAAAGACACACTGCGTGGTTCGCGATACGAAAAACGTGGCGATTAA
- the pyk gene encoding pyruvate kinase: protein MTRRTKILATLGPSTDSLEKIQALIAAGANTVRMNFSHGQAEDHIERAKRVRQAAKNLGKYVAILGDLQGPKIRVARFAEGAVHLDIGAKFILDAELGRDEGDINQVGIDYKALPDDVSAGDILLLDDGRIQLRVTGVEGRKVVTEVTVGGKLSNNKGINRQGGGLSADALTDKDKEDIKTAAKIGVDYLAVSFPRSGADLNYARELAEAAGCYAKICAKVERAETVASDEAMDDIIAASDAVMVARGDLGVEIGDAELVGVQKKLIARSRQLNKVVITATQMMESMIDSPMPTRAEVMDVANAVLDGTDAVMLSAETAAGNFPIETVAAMARVCEGAETHPSVKISKHRMDQKFSSTSESIALSAVYAANHLPSVKAIVGLTESGTTPTLMSRITTSLPIIAMSRHESTLNTMALCRGVKPVYFDSSNSEPGKLKYDVIASLKDKGLVKSGDSIILTYGDEMEKVGATNTLKIVEVE from the coding sequence ATGACCAGAAGAACTAAAATTCTTGCCACCCTAGGACCTTCAACAGACTCACTTGAGAAAATTCAGGCGCTAATAGCCGCTGGCGCGAATACAGTACGAATGAACTTTTCACACGGGCAGGCTGAAGACCACATCGAGCGAGCTAAGCGCGTTCGCCAGGCTGCAAAGAACTTAGGCAAATACGTAGCTATTTTAGGTGACCTTCAAGGCCCTAAAATTCGTGTTGCCCGTTTTGCCGAGGGTGCTGTTCATTTAGATATCGGTGCTAAGTTCATCTTAGACGCTGAATTAGGTCGTGACGAAGGCGATATCAACCAAGTAGGCATTGATTACAAAGCGCTTCCTGACGACGTATCTGCTGGCGATATCCTTCTTCTTGACGATGGTCGTATTCAGCTTCGTGTGACGGGTGTTGAAGGACGCAAAGTGGTTACTGAAGTTACCGTTGGTGGTAAACTTTCAAACAACAAAGGCATTAACCGTCAAGGCGGTGGTCTTTCTGCAGATGCGCTTACCGACAAAGATAAAGAAGATATTAAAACTGCGGCAAAAATCGGCGTCGATTACCTTGCAGTGTCATTCCCTCGAAGCGGTGCAGATTTAAACTATGCGCGAGAGCTTGCTGAAGCAGCAGGCTGCTACGCCAAAATTTGTGCAAAGGTTGAACGTGCTGAAACCGTCGCTTCTGACGAAGCCATGGACGATATTATCGCAGCTTCTGACGCTGTAATGGTAGCTCGTGGTGATTTGGGTGTAGAAATTGGAGACGCAGAACTTGTTGGCGTTCAGAAGAAGTTAATTGCCCGCTCTCGTCAACTGAACAAGGTTGTTATCACTGCGACTCAAATGATGGAGTCGATGATTGATAGCCCAATGCCAACACGTGCTGAAGTTATGGACGTGGCGAACGCTGTGCTAGATGGCACCGACGCTGTCATGCTTTCAGCTGAAACCGCCGCCGGTAACTTCCCTATCGAGACGGTTGCAGCAATGGCCCGTGTTTGTGAAGGTGCAGAAACTCATCCAAGCGTGAAAATTTCTAAGCACCGCATGGATCAGAAGTTTTCATCGACGAGCGAGTCAATTGCACTTTCTGCTGTGTATGCAGCGAACCACCTGCCAAGCGTTAAAGCGATTGTCGGGTTGACAGAAAGTGGAACTACGCCAACGTTGATGTCTCGTATTACTACGTCACTACCAATAATTGCTATGTCTCGCCACGAATCTACGCTTAACACTATGGCATTATGCCGTGGTGTGAAGCCAGTTTACTTTGACTCATCTAACAGCGAACCAGGAAAGTTAAAGTACGATGTTATTGCTTCGCTAAAAGATAAAGGCTTAGTGAAAAGCGGTGACAGCATCATCCTCACCTATGGCGATGAAATGGAAAAGGTAGGCGCAACTAACACTTTAAAAATTGTAGAAGTTGAATAG
- a CDS encoding BON domain-containing protein: protein MKRSIISMIVATTLTTAAYAGDMDTDNKWEKGAKDAWIDGKAEATLLFNGNLDSFDINTDVKDGNVVLTGKVENSVDKKLAEELVTNIDGVTSVDNKLTVVADNDMHKEMSDDMEDTVDEGTSELTDAKIATVIKTRLLMDTDISGFDIDVDVENGVVTLTGEVDSDSERDLAVEIAKNASDVKDVESDLRVVTETAMN, encoded by the coding sequence ATGAAACGTTCAATTATTTCTATGATTGTTGCTACTACATTAACTACAGCTGCTTATGCTGGTGATATGGACACAGACAATAAGTGGGAAAAAGGTGCTAAAGACGCATGGATTGACGGTAAAGCAGAAGCTACGCTGTTGTTCAATGGCAATCTAGATTCATTCGACATTAACACCGACGTGAAAGACGGCAACGTCGTTCTTACAGGCAAGGTTGAAAATTCTGTCGATAAAAAACTAGCTGAAGAGTTGGTAACTAACATCGACGGTGTCACTTCGGTAGACAACAAGCTTACCGTTGTTGCTGATAACGATATGCACAAAGAGATGTCTGACGATATGGAAGACACTGTAGATGAAGGCACAAGCGAATTGACGGACGCCAAAATTGCTACAGTAATTAAAACTCGCCTTTTAATGGACACCGATATTTCAGGCTTTGACATTGATGTTGACGTAGAAAATGGTGTGGTAACACTGACTGGCGAAGTTGATTCTGACTCTGAGCGTGACCTAGCAGTGGAAATTGCTAAAAATGCTTCTGACGTAAAAGATGTTGAAAGCGACCTACGTGTAGTTACTGAAACTGCAATGAATTAA
- a CDS encoding endonuclease/exonuclease/phosphatase family protein, producing the protein MDTALTAASVFFIAVSWAPLLPSSHWLVRVWEFPRLQIAAIISLLLIGYAFKATYYAPLNSLSLILVVGLIVSLIYQVVWIIPYTPLYKREVQRVGNEDTSRKLSVLSSNVYMPNNDFRKLIEHVRNKHPDFLVTLESNEKWQKGISEIESEYPYRKFCPLENLYGMHLYSKIPFEEATLRFMIEDDVPSMRVKINHHGQDVLLYFLHPKPPSPTENTYAKPRDIELTVVGEEIAKTEGPIIVAGDLNDVAWSPTTRKFKKISGLLDPREGRGFFNTFHAKYPLVKWPLDHVFHSKHFSLVNIEKLEGVGSDHYPLYTELALMTDKE; encoded by the coding sequence ATGGATACTGCACTCACTGCTGCATCAGTCTTTTTTATCGCTGTAAGCTGGGCTCCGCTTCTACCTTCTTCACACTGGTTGGTAAGGGTGTGGGAGTTTCCACGACTTCAGATAGCAGCAATTATTTCTTTATTACTTATTGGGTATGCTTTTAAAGCAACGTATTACGCCCCGTTAAATAGCCTTTCGCTAATTTTGGTAGTAGGTTTAATTGTTAGCTTGATTTACCAGGTTGTTTGGATAATCCCCTACACTCCTCTTTACAAGCGTGAAGTACAACGCGTGGGTAATGAAGACACAAGTCGCAAACTAAGCGTGCTTTCCAGTAATGTATATATGCCAAATAATGATTTTCGCAAACTCATTGAGCATGTGCGCAATAAACACCCCGACTTTCTGGTTACTCTTGAATCTAATGAAAAGTGGCAAAAGGGCATTAGCGAAATAGAGTCAGAGTATCCTTACCGTAAATTTTGCCCTTTAGAAAATCTTTACGGCATGCATCTATACAGCAAGATCCCATTTGAAGAGGCTACACTGCGTTTTATGATAGAAGACGATGTTCCCTCTATGAGGGTAAAAATCAACCATCATGGACAGGACGTACTGCTTTATTTTCTTCATCCAAAACCGCCAAGCCCAACCGAAAATACCTATGCTAAACCTAGGGATATCGAGTTGACCGTAGTCGGAGAGGAAATTGCTAAAACAGAAGGTCCAATCATAGTCGCTGGCGATCTAAATGACGTCGCGTGGTCACCTACTACCAGGAAATTTAAGAAAATAAGCGGCCTATTAGACCCTAGGGAAGGTCGAGGCTTTTTTAATACGTTCCACGCAAAGTATCCATTAGTGAAGTGGCCGCTAGATCACGTTTTTCACTCTAAACACTTTAGTTTAGTAAACATTGAAAAGTTAGAGGGGGTGGGATCTGACCACTACCCTCTTTATACCGAACTTGCGTTAATGACCGACAAAGAATAA